A portion of the Desulfovibrio oxyclinae DSM 11498 genome contains these proteins:
- a CDS encoding phage regulatory CII family protein — translation MSHDNIIRLLHEVSHDAPSGRTFKQIAELMGKAYSTLASELNDELPSHKFGAADLPLFMELTDSDAPVDYLAARRRGVFLKLPLAXAGVDRGAIAAVKEFGELMAAYGEAXEDGTITKAERXRINREGYEAVRAIMALLXGLDQ, via the coding sequence ATGTCACACGACAACATCATCCGGCTGCTGCACGAGGTCTCTCACGATGCGCCCAGCGGCCGCACGTTCAAGCAGATCGCGGAGCTCATGGGCAAGGCCTACTCGACGCTGGCCAGCGAGCTCAACGACGAGTTGCCGTCCCACAAGTTCGGGGCCGCGGATCTGCCGCTTTTCATGGAGCTGACCGACTCCGACGCGCCCGTGGACTACCTCGCGGCGCGCCGGCGCGGCGTGTTTCTCAAGCTGCCGCTGGCNNGCGCCGGTGTGGATCGCGGCGCCATCGCCGCGGTCAAGGAGTTCGGCGAGCTCATGGCCGCCTACGGCGAGGCGNTGGAGGACGGCACCATCACCAAGGCCGAGCGGNTGCGNATCAATCGGGAAGGCTACGAGGCAGTGCGGGCGATCATGGCCCTGCTGCANGGNCTCGATCAATAA
- a CDS encoding helix-turn-helix domain-containing protein: protein MINRTHDATQELPVAYQRRAWMDERGITNIQIAGACGVTPSRVSTMLRKGRAPRRYIAILSERFGMPENLLPAPSREKPGPISAKDRQGKAEVSATA, encoded by the coding sequence ATGATTAACCGAACTCACGACGCAACGCAAGAACTGCCTGTGGCCTACCAGCGCCGCGCATGGATGGACGAGCGCGGCATCACCAACATCCAGATCGCCGGAGCGTGCGGCGTCACGCCCTCGCGGGTGTCCACCATGCTCCGCAAGGGCAGGGCCCCGCGCCGGTACATCGCCATTCTCAGCGAGCGGTTCGGCATGCCCGAGAATCTGCTCCCCGCCCCCAGCCGTGAAAAACCCGGTCCGATCAGCGCGAAGGATCGGCAGGGCAAAGCCGAAGTCTCTGCTACTGCGTGA